Within the Pseudonocardia alni genome, the region GTCGGCGTGGTCAGCCCGAGCAGCATCCGGATCAGCGTCGTCTTGCCCGAGCCGTTGGGGCCGAGCATCCCGAACACCGACCCGGCCGGGACGTCGAGGTCCACGCCGTCGACGGCGGTGACCCGCCCGAACACCTTGCGCAGGTCCCGGACGCGGGCGGCCGGGTGCTGCTCGTCCGCGGCCCCGTCCGCCACGTGGCCGGCGGGGGCGGTGCGGGTGGTCGTCACCGGGCCAGGGCCTCGCCGAGGACGTCCGGGCCGACGGCACCGGCGGCGACGCGGCCGTCGCCGGCCAGGATCGCCGAGCCCGCGTTCGTGGTGATCTCGCGGCCGGCGCCCCACGGTCCGGACACCGGGGTGCCGAGCGCGGACAGGTCCGGGCCCTGCTGGTCGCCGGAGCGCTGCGGGACGCGGCCGACGACCACGGTGTCCCAGCCCTCGCCGACGACGGTCGGCGCGGCGGCCCGTGCGGGCGTGCCGCCGGGGCCCCCGGGGCCGGGCTGCTCCAGCGTCCCGGCGGTGCCGTCGCGGACGGTGGCGCCGGGCGGCGGGGTGAAGGTGAACAGGGCCGGGTCCTGCGGGCCGAACGTGACGTCGTCGAACCCGACCCGCAGCACCGGGTCGGTCCCGGCGCCGAGGACGGTCAGCTCCAGCGGGGTCCGGGTCTGCGCGTCGACGGCGGCGCGGACCTCGCGCAGCACGGTGCGCTCACCGGCCTCCGGCGCCAGGACCAGGGTGTAGGCGGGGCGGCCGGCGACCTCGGTGGTGCCGTCGACCCGCAGCACGCTGGTGGCGCTCAGCCGCGCGACGACGGCCCGGGCGACCGCGGCCGGGTCCTTCGCGGCGTCGGCGTCCGGGGCGTGTCCCCGGCTCGGGAACCGGGTCGCGGTGCGGTCGGTGGAGTCGTAGGCCCAGGTCGTGGCGCCGTCGCGGACGTAGGTGCGCTCGCCGTCGTCGCTCGGGACGGCGAGGCGGCCGTCGCCCGTCCCGTCGGACCAGACCCGCGCGGTGGAGGTGCCGTCGGTCAGCCCGTCGGAGGGCAGTCCCGGCACGGCGGGAAGCCCCAGCCGGTTGTCGACGGCGACGGTGCCGGCCAGCGCGACCGGCTCCGCGGCGACGACCGAGGCGACGAGCTGCTCCGGGGTGACGGGCGGCAGCTCGGGGGCGGCGGAGGCCCGCGTGGTGAGCAGGCCCGCCGACAGCGACACGGTGAGGGCGACGGCGAGGGCGGCTGCGAGGGCCACGGCGATCCCGCCGCGTCGCAAC harbors:
- a CDS encoding LolA family protein, with protein sequence MTSASRLRRGGIAVALAAALAVALTVSLSAGLLTTRASAAPELPPVTPEQLVASVVAAEPVALAGTVAVDNRLGLPAVPGLPSDGLTDGTSTARVWSDGTGDGRLAVPSDDGERTYVRDGATTWAYDSTDRTATRFPSRGHAPDADAAKDPAAVARAVVARLSATSVLRVDGTTEVAGRPAYTLVLAPEAGERTVLREVRAAVDAQTRTPLELTVLGAGTDPVLRVGFDDVTFGPQDPALFTFTPPPGATVRDGTAGTLEQPGPGGPGGTPARAAAPTVVGEGWDTVVVGRVPQRSGDQQGPDLSALGTPVSGPWGAGREITTNAGSAILAGDGRVAAGAVGPDVLGEALAR